The following coding sequences are from one Epilithonimonas vandammei window:
- a CDS encoding TrmH family RNA methyltransferase has protein sequence MLTAHTIKIIQSLDKKKYRQKYNLFLVEGNKIIKELPNSDYEITELYSTDPDTLNLENSKVHKIQPAELKKISFLQTPKDSIAVCRIPKEEKIIETSIQIILDGIQDPGNLGTIIRLADWFGIEQIICSNDTVDVYNPKVIQATMGSFLRVNVVYTNLESYLTNYKYPVFGTDMDGKNIYKTEFPAKFSIIFGNEGNGIRPSTEELISQMITIPRFGKNMSTESLNVSMSAGIILGQIFSNK, from the coding sequence ATGCTTACGGCTCATACTATAAAGATAATACAGTCTCTGGACAAAAAGAAATACAGGCAAAAATACAATTTGTTTTTAGTTGAAGGTAATAAAATCATAAAAGAACTTCCAAATTCGGATTATGAGATTACAGAATTATATTCTACAGATCCTGACACACTCAATTTAGAAAACTCTAAAGTTCACAAAATTCAGCCTGCGGAGCTGAAGAAAATCAGTTTTTTGCAAACACCAAAGGATTCCATAGCGGTTTGCCGAATTCCCAAGGAAGAAAAAATTATTGAAACCAGTATCCAGATTATTTTAGATGGCATTCAGGATCCTGGGAACTTGGGTACAATTATAAGGCTTGCAGACTGGTTCGGAATAGAACAGATCATCTGCAGTAATGATACTGTGGATGTTTATAATCCGAAAGTAATACAGGCTACGATGGGATCTTTTCTACGCGTAAACGTAGTTTATACAAATTTAGAAAGTTATTTGACCAATTATAAATATCCAGTATTCGGAACGGATATGGACGGAAAAAATATTTATAAGACTGAATTCCCGGCAAAATTTTCAATCATATTCGGGAATGAGGGAAACGGAATAAGACCTTCTACAGAAGAACTAATTTCACAAATGATCACAATCCCACGATTTGGGAAAAATATGTCTACAGAAAGCCTTAATGTATCTATGTCAGCAGGAATTATCCTAGGACAGATATTTTCGAATAAGTAA
- a CDS encoding phosphoribosyl-ATP pyrophosphatase, producing the protein MSPNYTDLNELRSQKKLLKNEISELEDILTFKNKKESLSIMTNGLTDRFLKEKEDSDGSTSLAIDTQNIMKEISSGMKEAASKKNIVSLAGDTVKSGLLENTLRMGAVALVGNYAKKSVMNKSWKKKIIGLALIYVAPYALRYLSEKLDDYQKNKTTSSLGKII; encoded by the coding sequence ATGTCTCCAAATTATACTGATCTAAACGAGCTTAGAAGTCAAAAGAAACTTCTAAAAAATGAAATAAGCGAGTTGGAGGATATTCTGACCTTCAAAAATAAAAAAGAGAGTCTTAGCATTATGACTAATGGTCTTACTGACAGATTTCTGAAGGAAAAAGAAGATTCTGATGGAAGTACTTCACTTGCAATTGATACTCAGAATATTATGAAAGAAATTTCTTCAGGTATGAAGGAAGCAGCTTCTAAAAAAAATATAGTTAGTCTTGCCGGAGATACGGTTAAGTCAGGTCTTCTGGAGAACACTCTAAGAATGGGAGCCGTTGCTTTAGTGGGCAATTATGCTAAAAAAAGCGTGATGAATAAAAGCTGGAAAAAGAAAATTATCGGCTTAGCTCTAATATATGTGGCTCCTTATGCCTTGAGATATTTAAGTGAAAAACTAGATGACTATCAAAAAAATAAAACAACTTCCAGCTTAGGCAAAATTATTTAA
- a CDS encoding YtxH domain-containing protein: MSKKSNSAVLAALLAGAATGVILGLLYAPEEGKETRRKLKDKANDLKDKAVDEYGKTSEKVKDKYSEVSSTVKDKYENLSSQVKETAQNVAQTVKESYDKYKDQVVSKTSDVVKDVESELDGLK; the protein is encoded by the coding sequence ATGTCAAAAAAATCAAATTCAGCAGTATTAGCTGCATTGTTAGCAGGAGCTGCGACAGGTGTTATTCTTGGTTTGCTTTATGCACCGGAAGAAGGTAAAGAAACCAGACGAAAATTAAAAGATAAAGCAAACGACTTAAAGGATAAAGCTGTGGATGAATACGGTAAAACTTCTGAAAAAGTAAAAGATAAATATTCTGAAGTGTCTTCTACAGTAAAAGATAAGTACGAAAATTTATCTTCACAGGTTAAAGAAACAGCGCAAAACGTTGCTCAAACAGTAAAGGAGAGTTACGACAAATATAAAGATCAGGTGGTTTCAAAAACATCTGATGTTGTAAAGGATGTTGAATCTGAGCTTGATGGGTTGAAATAA
- the cmk gene encoding (d)CMP kinase: MTKKPVIAIDGFSSTGKSSISKIIAKKLGLIHMDTGALYRGITFYAIQNCLNPDKTIDISKLLSSLAEMKLEFQNIDGELQLFLNGKNIDKEIRFPQVSDYVSQVAKEADVRNFLLKTQRDIANKGGIIMDGRDIGTVVLPDADYKFFMTASQDERARRRFLELQAAGEKTDIETVKQNLISRDKIDSERELSPLKQADDAVLIDNTNINKEETIALILSYMKKF; this comes from the coding sequence ATGACAAAAAAACCGGTAATCGCCATAGACGGATTTTCTTCCACAGGAAAAAGTTCTATTTCTAAAATTATTGCAAAAAAGCTTGGTCTCATTCATATGGATACTGGCGCACTTTACAGAGGTATTACGTTTTATGCCATACAAAACTGCTTGAACCCGGATAAAACTATTGATATTTCAAAACTGCTTTCATCACTTGCTGAGATGAAGCTCGAATTTCAGAATATTGACGGAGAACTACAATTGTTTCTGAATGGAAAAAATATTGATAAAGAAATCAGGTTTCCACAGGTTTCTGATTATGTAAGTCAGGTGGCAAAGGAAGCAGATGTTCGGAATTTTCTATTGAAGACGCAGAGAGACATTGCTAATAAAGGTGGAATCATAATGGATGGGCGTGATATCGGAACTGTTGTGCTTCCAGATGCGGATTATAAATTTTTTATGACAGCAAGCCAGGATGAGCGTGCCAGAAGACGTTTTCTTGAGCTACAAGCGGCAGGTGAGAAAACAGATATCGAAACTGTAAAACAAAATCTGATTTCGAGAGATAAAATTGATAGTGAGCGCGAGTTGTCTCCACTCAAGCAGGCTGATGATGCCGTCCTTATCGACAATACAAATATAAATAAGGAAGAAACAATAGCTCTTATTTTGTCCTATATGAAAAAGTTTTAA
- the porQ gene encoding type IX secretion system protein PorQ, whose amino-acid sequence MQIQDIVLNKFYKLFFLSFFQVVFSQTGTTVYQFLNIPMSPRQAVLGDAVSVRDSDVNFTNANPALMNLEMDKMLSVNYSSFLAGTKIGSISYVRDLANGHLVSFNAKYMDYGSMPRTDENSITTGDFSAMDASAGVGYAYQFEDDWTIGANVNYVTSKIDTYTSSAITATAGVTYYFDKTNETLALVFRNFGYQIKPYNGVREKLPFRVDLGYTKILDQFPAAITITAHDLQQFNISAETDINGQPVKFGRKVLDHLSLGAELFPGQAFNIRFGYNVKRGGDLAVLDQRNFTGLSAGFSLKISSFRFDYSHLRYHNSSNVNMLGLTIDLVELGGNRR is encoded by the coding sequence TTGCAGATCCAAGACATAGTGTTGAATAAGTTTTACAAGCTTTTTTTTCTGTCCTTTTTTCAGGTGGTTTTTTCTCAGACAGGAACCACTGTTTATCAGTTTCTTAATATTCCGATGTCACCAAGACAGGCTGTATTAGGAGATGCTGTTTCTGTACGTGATTCTGATGTCAATTTCACAAACGCAAATCCTGCACTTATGAACCTGGAAATGGATAAAATGTTATCCGTAAACTATTCAAGTTTTTTGGCAGGGACAAAAATAGGAAGCATTAGCTATGTAAGAGATTTGGCAAACGGTCATCTTGTATCTTTTAATGCTAAATATATGGACTATGGAAGCATGCCAAGAACGGATGAAAATTCAATCACAACCGGTGATTTTTCAGCCATGGATGCTTCTGCAGGCGTTGGGTATGCTTATCAGTTTGAAGATGATTGGACTATTGGTGCCAACGTTAATTATGTCACGTCAAAAATTGATACCTACACGTCTTCTGCCATCACTGCAACTGCTGGTGTTACTTATTATTTTGATAAAACAAACGAGACGCTTGCACTGGTTTTTAGGAATTTTGGTTATCAGATCAAACCGTATAATGGTGTTAGAGAAAAATTGCCTTTCCGTGTAGATCTTGGTTATACTAAAATTCTGGATCAGTTTCCTGCAGCTATTACTATCACTGCACACGATCTTCAGCAATTTAATATTTCTGCAGAAACAGATATCAATGGTCAGCCAGTAAAATTTGGGAGAAAAGTTCTGGATCACTTGTCCCTTGGTGCAGAATTATTTCCTGGTCAGGCTTTTAACATCAGGTTTGGCTATAATGTAAAAAGAGGAGGTGATCTTGCTGTACTGGATCAAAGAAATTTCACTGGTTTATCGGCCGGATTCAGTCTGAAAATTTCTTCCTTCCGTTTTGATTATTCTCATCTGCGATACCATAATTCTTCTAACGTCAATATGCTCGGTCTAACAATAGATCTTGTTGAACTAGGAGGAAACAGAAGATAA
- the pyrH gene encoding UMP kinase produces the protein MKYKRILLKLSGEALMGNRQYGIDNDRLKEYATEIKKVVDKGCEVAIVIGGGNIFRGLAGAATGMDRVQGDYMGMLATVINGMALQGALEDAGIMTRLQSAIEMDKVAEPFIKRKAVRHLEKGRVVIFGAGTGNPYFTTDTAATLRAIEIDADVILKGTRVDGIYDSDPEKNADAVKFNSLSFDEVFEKNLKVMDMTAFTLSHENKLPIIVFDMNKEGNLERLIDGENVGTLVNM, from the coding sequence ATGAAATATAAAAGAATCCTTTTGAAATTGAGTGGTGAAGCATTGATGGGAAACCGACAATACGGCATCGACAATGACAGGCTGAAAGAATATGCGACTGAAATTAAAAAAGTAGTAGACAAAGGCTGTGAGGTGGCCATCGTAATTGGTGGTGGAAATATTTTCAGAGGATTGGCGGGCGCTGCAACGGGAATGGACAGAGTGCAAGGCGACTATATGGGAATGCTCGCAACAGTGATAAATGGAATGGCACTCCAAGGCGCTTTAGAAGATGCTGGGATTATGACCAGACTTCAGTCTGCAATAGAAATGGACAAAGTAGCTGAACCTTTCATTAAAAGAAAAGCTGTTCGACATTTGGAAAAAGGAAGAGTGGTAATTTTTGGAGCTGGAACCGGAAATCCTTATTTTACTACGGATACTGCTGCAACTCTAAGAGCAATTGAAATAGATGCGGATGTGATCCTGAAAGGAACAAGAGTGGACGGAATCTATGACAGTGATCCGGAAAAAAATGCAGATGCGGTAAAATTCAACAGTCTTTCTTTCGATGAGGTTTTTGAAAAAAACCTAAAAGTGATGGATATGACGGCTTTTACGCTTAGCCACGAAAACAAACTCCCAATTATTGTTTTTGATATGAACAAAGAGGGTAATCTGGAGAGATTGATAGACGGTGAAAATGTTGGAACCCTAGTGAATATGTAA
- the frr gene encoding ribosome recycling factor: MEELELIVASVKQEMDAAIKHLDHAFQKIRAGRASTSMVQDVMVEYYGAMTPINQVANVSVPDAMTISIQPWDRSAIGPIEKAIINSNLGFAPSNNGDVIILNVPPLTEERRRDLAKQAKAETEQTKVVIRNARQEGNKELKRLDGIAEDLIKGVEKDIQELTDAYVKKADEHLKVKEAEILKV; this comes from the coding sequence ATGGAAGAATTAGAACTCATTGTAGCATCGGTAAAGCAAGAGATGGATGCTGCAATCAAGCATTTGGATCACGCTTTTCAGAAAATCAGAGCAGGAAGGGCATCAACCTCAATGGTTCAGGACGTAATGGTAGAATATTATGGTGCAATGACACCAATCAATCAGGTAGCCAATGTGTCTGTGCCGGATGCTATGACTATTTCTATCCAGCCGTGGGACAGATCCGCAATTGGACCGATTGAAAAAGCAATTATTAATTCTAATCTGGGTTTTGCACCTTCTAACAATGGCGATGTTATTATACTGAACGTTCCCCCTCTTACGGAAGAAAGAAGACGTGACCTCGCAAAACAAGCAAAAGCGGAAACGGAGCAAACAAAAGTGGTAATCCGAAATGCAAGGCAAGAAGGAAATAAAGAATTGAAAAGATTAGATGGAATTGCAGAGGATCTTATAAAAGGTGTGGAAAAAGACATACAGGAACTTACCGATGCTTATGTGAAAAAAGCTGATGAACA